The nucleotide window TGTTTCTTCAAAAGAACATAGTGGAATGGGTGTTGGATTAAATATAGCAAAAAAAATAATTGATGAACAAGAAGGAATTATAAAAGCTTATAATGAAGAAAATGGTGCTGTATTTGAAATAAGATTAAAAAAATGTGAAGAAGAATAAAAGTTTATTTTTATACAATAAGAAAAATTTTTTATAAAGAAGATAGATGAGAATAGGATTTATAGGAGATATTGTAGGTCGTCCTGGAAGAAAAATTATAAAAGAGAATTTATCAAAAATCAAAGAAGAATATAATATTGATTTTGTTATTGCAAATGCAGAAAATGCAAGCCATGGTTTTGGATTAACTGTTGAAAGTGCAAAAGAGCTTTTTAAAGCAGGAATTGATTTAATTACGGGTGGAAACCATAGTTTTGATAAGAAAAAAGATATGATGGCTTTACTTGAAACAACAAATGTTTTAAGACCCGATAATTATCCCGAAGGTTTAGTTGGAAGTGGAGTTAAAATTTGTGAAGTAAATACCTCAAATGGTATAGAAAAATTAGCTGTTATAAATCTAATGGGACAATTTGGAATGCCAATAGTAGAAAATCCTTTTAATTGGGCTACAAAATTAATTACCAAACTTCATGAAGATGAAATTAAAAATATATTTATTGACTTTCATGCAGAAGTTACAAGTGAAAAAAGAATTATGCTAATGATGTTTAAAAACCAAGTAAGTGCAATTTGTGGAACACATACTCATGTGGGAACAGATGATTTACAAATTTTTGAAAATACTGCATATTTAACTGATATTGGATTAACAGGTTGTAGAGATAATGTAATTGGAATGGATTCAAAAGTACCTATTCAAAAAGTGACAACAGGAATTGGTGGACATTTTGAAGTTCCAAATTCTTGTAAATCAATTTTACAAATTATGGTTACAGATATTGAAGATGGAAAAGCTACGAATAGTTTTAAAATAAAAAAATATTGTAATAATCAAAAGCTAATAATAACAGAAGCTTTTACTGAATAATGGTATGTGGAATTAATGAAAATTTCGATAAAATAAAATCACTTTATGACTATGAAACGAAATCCAAAGGTTTAATTGATGATTATAATTCCACAAACAAAAGGTGGCGTAGGAAAATCTACTGTTGCTATGCAAGTTATAGCTCCTTATTTATATAAAAAACATGGCAAAAAAGTTACTTATATCGAAATTGATGATGAAAATAATGATTCAAAATCATTTACAAGAACAGAAATCGTAAACAAAAAAATGTTAGGAACGAACAAATTAAATGAACTTGATGAATTGATTTTGATGGATGATAATCATGAAGTTATAGTTGATGTTGGCGGAAATAAAACATCATCTTTAGTTCTTGATGAAATTAAAAAAGTAGGTTCTTTTGGAAATGTAAAATGGATTATTCCATTAGGTGATGGTGAACTTGATGGGAAAAATGCAATTGCAACTATGAAAAAAATTAGGAAGATTGAAAAGAATCCAGAAGAAAATATAATCTTTGCTTTAAATAGAGCAATTTCAATGGATGAAGATTATTATAGTGAACAATTTATAAACTTTTTTGGACATAAATATCTTGATTCAAACTCTGTAATTTGTGATTTTGTAAAAGATCCAAAATATTTTCCCGTAAAAAATGATAAAGTAATTACTATGAGTAGATACTTAGGAAGTACAGTTTGGGAAATGGCTTATAATAACACTGATTTTGCAGCAAAAGCTATGAAAGCAAAAGAAGTTGGAGATATTGAAAGTGCAAGAAAATATCTTTTCTTTAGAAGAATACAAACAGAAGCAAAAGATTATGTTTTAAATACTCTAAATAAAATATTTTGTGATTTAGATAGATGGATTGAAATCAAAAAATGAGTGATATGAGTTTTAAACAAGCTAAAGAGCTTGTTGAAAAAATGGAATTTTCAGAAATTGCTTTAAAAAAAGCTGTTGTTAATCTTGAAAAATCATCTCAAAATTTTGAAACAACTTTAAAACATCAAGAAGATATTATAAATAAACTTCCATATGCTGATAAAAAACTTTCATATATGTATATTGCAGTTGCAGCTAATATTGGATTGATAGTTGGTTTATTAATTGGAAAATATCTTTTATAAAAAATAAGAATTAGGAAAATAACTAAAATGGGAAAACAAGAAAAAATTGTATCAATGTTTAACGACATTGCAGGAACTTATGATGTAGCAAATAGAATTTTGTCAATGGGAATAGATAAATCATGGAGAAATAAAGCTTGTAATAAAACTTTTGAACTTTATGGAAAAAATAATATTGATAAAATTGTAGATGTTGCTTGTGGAACAGGAGATATGATTTTATTTTGGAAACAAGTTGCAAGTGAAAATAAAATTGATTTAAAAAATATTATTGGAATTGACCCAAGTGTTGGAATGATGGAAGTAGGAAAGAAAAAACTTCCAGATGTTGAATTTATAGAAGCTTTTGCAACACAAATGCCTCTTGAAAGTGAAAATGCAGATATAGTTTCTATTTCATATGGAATTAGAAATGTTGTAGAAAGACAAGAAGCTTTTCATGAGTTTGCAAGAGTTCTTAAAAAAGATGGTTTAGTTGTAATAAATGAATTTACAAAAAATAAAAAAGAGAAATTATTAGATCATGTAACAGATTTTTATATGAATAAAATCCTTCCAACTTTAGGTGGATTAATTTCAAAAAATAAAGAAGCTTATACATATTTACCAAACTCAATTGATGAGTTTTTAACAACAGAAAATTTATGTAAAGAGTTAAAAGTTGCAGGACTTGAACCAATTCATGTTAAAGCTTTCTCTATGAATATTTCTACTTTAATTATTGCAAAAAAACTTTGATTTTTTTGCAATAAGGTAAACTTTTGAATCCACCAATTTCTGTATCAACTTTAAATGTTCAAATAAAATCTTTACTTGAAACAACATTTATTCAAATTTATGTTGAAGGAGAGATTTCTAATCTTACTTATCATAATTCAGGACATATTTACTTTTCAATTAAAGATGAAAGCTCAACAATTTCTTGTGTAATGTTCAAAGGAAATACAAAATATTTAAAATTTCAGCTTGAAAATGGTCTAAAAATTGTAATAACTGGAAGTTTAACTGTTTATGCGCCAAGGGGAAATTATCAAATTTTATGTAATAAAATTGAACCATCAGGGAAAGGTGCTTTAGCTTTTGCTTTTGAGCAATTAAAAAATAAACTTGAAGCAAAAGGTTATTTTGAATCAACTCATAAAAAGATTTTACCTAAGTATCCAAAAAGAATTGCCCTTGTTACAAGTCCAACGGGAGCTGCTATTGAAGATATGAAAAAAGTAGCATCACATAGATGGCCTTTAACAAAGTTTATTTTAGTCCCAACTTTAGTTCAAGGTGAAGGTTCAGCTTTTGATATAGTAAATTCAATAAAATTTGCAGATAGTTTAAATTGTGATATTATGATTGTTGGTCGTGGTGGTGGAAGTGTAGAAGATTTATGGGCATTTAACGAAGAAATAGTTGCAAATGCTATTTACACTGCTCGTACTCCAATTATTTCAGCTGTAGGTCATGAAATTGATTATATGATAAGTGATTTTGTTGCAGATATAAGAGCTGCAACTCCATCAAATGCAATAGAAATTGCACTTCCAGATATAAATGAACATAGAATTTATTTAGATTCTTTGGCAAGTGAATATAATAATAGATTTAAAAATATTATATTTAATAAACAACAAGAACTTCTAAATATGAAACGATTATTAGAACAAAATTCAATAGAAACAAAATTTACATTTATTCAAACAGAAATCAATCTTTTAAAATCTTCTTTTAAAACTGATTTATCTCAAAAAATCTTAAGTTCACAAAATGAGTTGAATTTGTTAGTTAGTAGTTTGAAAAATTCTTTTTCTTCAATTTTAGTGAAATCTCAAAATCAAATAGATTTATTAAAATCAAATTTTGAATTAAATCATCCAGATAAAAAAGATAAAAATGGCTTTGTTCAAATTTCTAAAAACAATAAAATAATTTCTTTAGATAATGTAAAAATAGGTGATGAAATAGAGTTACAAACGCCAAAATATATTGCAAGCTGTATATTGAATAAAATTGAAAAACAATAGAATTTAAGTTTAGTGTAGGTAAAATAATAAGAAACAAGTTTTAAATACTTGTCTTATATTAAAAGGAATATTTATGGAAAGTAATGACAAAAAAGTTGTAAATTACGCAAATACAAGTGAATTTATGACATTTGAATTGGGTGCAATGAAGTATGCGATAGAATTACCAAAAATTAGAGAAATCTTAACATATCCTGATAATATTACTCCTTTACCAAACACTTCAAAATGGGTCAAAGGTCTTATTAATTTAAGAGGAGAAGTTGTTCCTATTTTAGATATTAGAATAAAATTTAATACAGGTCCTGGTACTTATGATGAAAATACTTCTGTTATTGCCGTTATTACTGAAGATAAAAGAATGATAGGAATAATCGTTGATTTAGTTGATGATGTTCAAAAATTAGATACAAGTATGTTAGCTCCTGTTTCAGAAATGGGTTCAGCAATTCCATCTAAATATTTAAAAGGTTATGTTAGACTTGATAATAACCAAATGCTTGTAGTTATGGATATTGAAAGAGTTGTAGCTAAAGACGAATTAAAAGATTAAGATAAAATGAGTGTTGACAAAAGTTTACTAAAAAGATTCATTTTATTATATGTTGAAGATGATGATGTAATAAGATTAGAGTTATCTCAACTGTTAAGTAATTTTTTTGCGAAAGTATTAGTAGCAAAAGATGGGAAAGAAGGACTTAGAACTTTTTTAGAAAATGAAGATGAAATTGATATTGTTTTAACTGATATTAATATGCCATACCTAAATGGAATAGAAATGGTAAAAAAAATTAGAGGTATAAATA belongs to Arcobacter defluvii and includes:
- a CDS encoding TIGR00282 family metallophosphoesterase, translated to MRIGFIGDIVGRPGRKIIKENLSKIKEEYNIDFVIANAENASHGFGLTVESAKELFKAGIDLITGGNHSFDKKKDMMALLETTNVLRPDNYPEGLVGSGVKICEVNTSNGIEKLAVINLMGQFGMPIVENPFNWATKLITKLHEDEIKNIFIDFHAEVTSEKRIMLMMFKNQVSAICGTHTHVGTDDLQIFENTAYLTDIGLTGCRDNVIGMDSKVPIQKVTTGIGGHFEVPNSCKSILQIMVTDIEDGKATNSFKIKKYCNNQKLIITEAFTE
- a CDS encoding AAA family ATPase, translated to MIIIPQTKGGVGKSTVAMQVIAPYLYKKHGKKVTYIEIDDENNDSKSFTRTEIVNKKMLGTNKLNELDELILMDDNHEVIVDVGGNKTSSLVLDEIKKVGSFGNVKWIIPLGDGELDGKNAIATMKKIRKIEKNPEENIIFALNRAISMDEDYYSEQFINFFGHKYLDSNSVICDFVKDPKYFPVKNDKVITMSRYLGSTVWEMAYNNTDFAAKAMKAKEVGDIESARKYLFFRRIQTEAKDYVLNTLNKIFCDLDRWIEIKK
- the ubiE gene encoding bifunctional demethylmenaquinone methyltransferase/2-methoxy-6-polyprenyl-1,4-benzoquinol methylase UbiE, whose translation is MGKQEKIVSMFNDIAGTYDVANRILSMGIDKSWRNKACNKTFELYGKNNIDKIVDVACGTGDMILFWKQVASENKIDLKNIIGIDPSVGMMEVGKKKLPDVEFIEAFATQMPLESENADIVSISYGIRNVVERQEAFHEFARVLKKDGLVVINEFTKNKKEKLLDHVTDFYMNKILPTLGGLISKNKEAYTYLPNSIDEFLTTENLCKELKVAGLEPIHVKAFSMNISTLIIAKKL
- the xseA gene encoding exodeoxyribonuclease VII large subunit, yielding MNPPISVSTLNVQIKSLLETTFIQIYVEGEISNLTYHNSGHIYFSIKDESSTISCVMFKGNTKYLKFQLENGLKIVITGSLTVYAPRGNYQILCNKIEPSGKGALAFAFEQLKNKLEAKGYFESTHKKILPKYPKRIALVTSPTGAAIEDMKKVASHRWPLTKFILVPTLVQGEGSAFDIVNSIKFADSLNCDIMIVGRGGGSVEDLWAFNEEIVANAIYTARTPIISAVGHEIDYMISDFVADIRAATPSNAIEIALPDINEHRIYLDSLASEYNNRFKNIIFNKQQELLNMKRLLEQNSIETKFTFIQTEINLLKSSFKTDLSQKILSSQNELNLLVSSLKNSFSSILVKSQNQIDLLKSNFELNHPDKKDKNGFVQISKNNKIISLDNVKIGDEIELQTPKYIASCILNKIEKQ
- a CDS encoding chemotaxis protein CheW, whose product is MESNDKKVVNYANTSEFMTFELGAMKYAIELPKIREILTYPDNITPLPNTSKWVKGLINLRGEVVPILDIRIKFNTGPGTYDENTSVIAVITEDKRMIGIIVDLVDDVQKLDTSMLAPVSEMGSAIPSKYLKGYVRLDNNQMLVVMDIERVVAKDELKD